CGCCGTAACAACTAACTCTGGTTCCATGTTACTTACAAATCTATTTTCCGCGGCAGGCGAAGAGATTAAATCCGCTGATACAATTGAAATCGGAAAAACGAAGGTAAAATTAAAAATCCAAAACGGAATCTTACAATCGCATCTGATTTAGACGTTTCGTTTTGAAGATCGAATGATCTTCAAAACTCAAAACTGTTTTAGAAACCGAAGATTGCCCGACTGGAAGTAACGAATGTCATGGATGTTGTATCGCATCATCACAAGTCGATCCAGTCCCAATCCGAAGGCGAATCCTGACCATTTTTTTGGATCAAGCCCCGCATGACTCAGCACATTCGGATGCACTAGTCCGCAAGGAAGCAATTCCAACCAACCGGATTGTTTGCAAACGGAACAACCCTTCCCTTCACAAACAAGGCAGTTGATATCCAATTCAAATCCGGGCTCTACGAAAGGGAAATAACCGGGGCGAAGTCTTGTCTTCACTTCTTTGCGGAATACACGGGACAATAAAGTCTCCATGGTATAGATAAGATGAGCGATGGAAATCCCTTCCCCCACTACCATTCCTTCAACTTGATAAAATGTATTTTCGTGAGATGCATCCACTTCTTCATAACGGAACACTCTGCCCGGAGCGATGATGCGAAAGGGAGGTTTTAAGTTACGAAGTGCACGCACTTGTATGGCGGAAGTATGAGTGCGAAGCAAGTTTCCATCCTTTGTATAGAAAGTATCTTGCATATCCCGCGCAGGGTGGTCTTCGGTAAAGTTCAATGCTCCGAAATTGTTTTCATCGGTTTCCACTTCCGGGCCATCCATAATGGAAAAACCCATGGATGTGAAAATATCCTCAATCTCGTATTGGATTTGGGAAATAGGATGAAGAGATCCTTTTTCTTTGGGTTCTTCGGTCCGCAAAACATCGAAAAATTCTGATTTGAGTTTTACTTCGTAGAACTCTTCTTTGATATTGCTTCTCTTCAATTCAACGATGGATTCGATCTTGGTTTGGGCTTCATTCGCGAGCTTACCCACTGTTTTTTTCTCATCTACGGAAAGGCTCGCAAGTCCTTTCAATACTTGAGTGAGCTTTCCTTTTTTCCCGATAAAGTTGTTTTTGTTTGTATCCAACTCTTCTTCGGATTGTGCCTGGGATAAAGTCTCTTCCGCTTCTACAATGATGGATTCGATTTCTTTTATGATGCTCATTTGATTTCTCTCTCTAAAACGAGTTTTGTCAACTCAGGATAAATTCCGCCGAAAGCACCGTTTGACATGGCAAGTACGATGATCTTTGATTTGGCGAGTTTCGGAATTTCTTTTTTGATTTGAACCAGTATGTCTTTCGGATCTTTGCAATAGAAGGAAGATGCTTTTGTTTTTGCCTTAGTATCTTTGACCAACTTTTTTACATTCAATCTCAATTTGGAAGCGACTTTGTTTACCTGATATACTTCCGTGATAAACACATAATCGGAACCTTTGAAGGACGCGGCAAAATCATCCTGGAAAACATTTCTATGGGACGTAGCGCTCCTCGGTTCGAACAAGGAAATGATTTTATAACCTGGATA
The nucleotide sequence above comes from Leptospira kobayashii. Encoded proteins:
- the pheS gene encoding phenylalanine--tRNA ligase subunit alpha, translated to MSIIKEIESIIVEAEETLSQAQSEEELDTNKNNFIGKKGKLTQVLKGLASLSVDEKKTVGKLANEAQTKIESIVELKRSNIKEEFYEVKLKSEFFDVLRTEEPKEKGSLHPISQIQYEIEDIFTSMGFSIMDGPEVETDENNFGALNFTEDHPARDMQDTFYTKDGNLLRTHTSAIQVRALRNLKPPFRIIAPGRVFRYEEVDASHENTFYQVEGMVVGEGISIAHLIYTMETLLSRVFRKEVKTRLRPGYFPFVEPGFELDINCLVCEGKGCSVCKQSGWLELLPCGLVHPNVLSHAGLDPKKWSGFAFGLGLDRLVMMRYNIHDIRYFQSGNLRFLKQF